Genomic segment of Saprospira sp. CCB-QB6:
TTGGGCTTGCGAATCATGACCGTGGAAGTATTGGGCACGATATGGCGATCAAAAAGCTCAAAAAAGCTCAGTTCTTGTCCTTCTTCAAAGGGCTGCAACAAGGGACGGAATTCATCATCTTCTAAAAATTGAACTTCGTGAAAACTAAGTACCGACTTTGGGCTAGCCTCTAGCAAATTCCATTGTTTTTGCAACTTATAGGGGTCCGTCCAGTAGTCGTCCCCCTCACAAAAGGCTATATAAGGAGCGGTACAGGCCGCAATCGTTCGCTCAAAATTGGGAATTGCCCCCCAGTTTTTATCCGAAGGGAGCAAAACGACTTGCTCTGGATAAGCTTGGGCATACTCCTCACAAATAGCCCGGCTGTTATCTGGGCTACAATCTTCTCCAATAACTAGACGAAAGGGGAAATCGGTTTTTTGCATTAAAATGCTTTCTATGGCTTGCCTTAAAAAAGCTTCATGGCCATAGGTAATCATACAGACATCTACAAAGGGGGTATTTTGCATTTTGCTTTAAATGAGTTTCGAAATCATTGGGGCAAAAATAGAATTATCTAGGTCCAAAACTAGACAACTGCACAAAAAAACTTAGCTTTGGCACCTATACCTATTTTTTACACATCGAACTTCCGCCCACTCAAAGGAGCAGAAGTTCATTATATCTTTAACCAAATGATTGAGATTACTCTTCCCGATGGCAGCGTTCGTAAGTATGAGTCGGGAGTGAACAGCTTGGATGTGGCCAAGTCGATTAGCGAAGGCCTAGCCCGTAAAATTATTGCCGCTAAAGTAGATGGCGAAATTTGGGATGCTACTCGCCCCTTGACGAAAGACGCCGCAGTTCAGCTACTCAGCTTTCAAGACAATGGGGGCAAATACGCCTTCTGGCACTCTAGCGCCCACCTTTTGGCTGAAGCCATCGAGGCCCTTTACCCTGGCGTAAAATTCGCCATCGGCCCGCCCATCGAAAATGGCTTTTACTACGATATCGATTTGCCCGAAGGGAAAACGATTGGCCTCAAGGAACTAGAAGCCCTAGAAAAGAAAATGCTTGAGCTCGCTCGCCAAAAAAATCCCTATATCCGTAAAGAGGTTTCTAAGGCCGATGCCATTTCCTATTTCCAAGAAAAAGGCGATGAATATAAGCTCGAATTATTGGAGGACCTAGAAGATGGTACCATCACTTTTTATGAGCAAGGCGGTTTTACCGACCTCTGCCGTGGCCCTCATATTCCCAATACAGGACTTATCAAAGCCGTCAAACTACTTAATGTAGCTGGCGCTTACTGGCGAGGAGATGAAAGCCGCCAAACCCTAACTCGTATCTACGGAATTACTTTCCCCAAGGCGAAAGAACTCAAAGAGTATTTGGCTATGCTCGAGGAAGCCAAGAAAAGAGATCACCGTAAATTAGGGGCCGAACTCGAACTCTTTATGTTTTCAGAAAAAGTAGGGATGGGACTTCCCATCTGGCTGCCTAAAGGTGCCGCCTTGCGCGACCGCCTGCAAGATTTTCTCAAGCAAGAACAAGTCCGCCGTGGCTACCAACTAGTCGTTACCCCTCATATCGGTCACAAAAATCTTTATGTTACTTCGGGCCACTATGAAAAATATGGAGAGGATAGCTTCCAACCTATCAGCACGCCCAAAGAAGGCGAAGAGTTCATGCTCAAACCCATGAACTGCCCTCACCACTGTGAAATTTTCGCCCATAAACCACACTCTTATAAAGAATTGCCTCTCCGCCTAGCCGAATTCGGTACCGTTTACCGCTATGAGCAAAGTGGAGAATTACACGGCCTTTCTCGCGTGCGCTGCTTCACCCAAGATGATGCCCACATTTTCTGTACGCCCGATCAACTCAAAGCCGAGTTCCTCAACGTACTTGACCTCACCATGATGGTCTTCCGCAAAATGGGCTTTGCCGATTTTACCGCCCAAATCTCTTTGCGCGATCCCGAAAAACCCGAAAAGTATATCGGAAGCAAGGAAAACTGGGAGGCCGCAGAAAAAGCCATTATCGAAGCCACTCAAGAAGTGGGCTTACCCACCGTTACCGAATTGGGGGAGGCCGCTTTCTACGGCCCCAAACTCGACTTTATGGTGAAGGATGCCCTCGGCCGCTCTTGGCAACTCGGGACCATCCAAGTGGATTACAACTTGCCCGAACGCTTCCAACTGGAGTACGTTGGCGCTGATAACCAAAAGCACCGCCCCGTGATGATTCACCGCGCACCTTTTGGCTCTCTAGAACGCTTTATTTCTGTCCTTATCGAGCATACCGCAGGCAAATTTCCGCTTTGGCTGATGCCCGAGCAATACGCTATTTTGCCCGTTTCTGATCGATTTGGCGATTATGCAACCAAAGTACAACAAGAATTGGCCGCCGTAGATATCCGCGGCTATGTCGATAATCGCAACGAAACTTTGGGCCGCAAAATCCGTGATACCGAACTAAAACGCATTCCGATTATGCTCATCCTCGGCGAAAAAGAAGCCGAAGAAGGCAGCATTTCGGTCCGTATCCAAGGAATCGAAGATGGCGACAAAGGAAGTATGCCCGTGGCCGACTTCATCGCTTTCTTCCAAGAATTATTGGAAAAAGAAGGATAACCACATATAACGAGAACTGATCGCTTAGTGGCTTTTATAAATTAGTCACTAAGCGACTTTTTTTAACCTGAGCTCTTCAAGCTATCCTACAGTATGCTTAATACATTAAAACGACATTTTAAATTTTACCGTCACGGTAAAGCTGCTCTTTTAGATAAAGAACAAATACAAAGTGACCAACAACTCCATTTAGAGTTAAACAAAGAAGGGAGCCGCACTGAAATTATTAACTTTTTACTCCAGACACTCAATCGCCCCACAACTTACTTGGAAATTGGGGTACGCGACCCTTCCAAAAACTTTGATAAAATCAAAGCAGATCAAAAGTATAGTGTAGATCCAGGCGTCGAGTTTAAAGAGAACCCTGTCGATTTTAAACTGACCAGTGACGATTTTTTTGCTGCAATTCGCCAATCTAAACTCCTCTCTGCAGACACCCGCTTCGATCTAATTTTTATCGACGGATTACACTTGGCAGAACAGGTTGATAGGGATATCAAAAATGCTCTCGATTTTATCAAAGATGATGGCTTTATCGTTTTACACGATTGCAACCCTCCCACGATTTGGCACGCTAGAGAAAAATTCTATTTTGCCTACACACCTGCAACAGGCTACTGGAATGGCACAACATGGAAGGCCTTTGTCAAAGCTAGACAAAATAAAGAATTGTACTCTTGCTGCATAGATACGGACTGGGGAGTTGGCTTGCTCAGCAAATCGGTAAATATCGGTGCCGCTTACAAACAGAAGATAGAGTTCTACGAGTACCAACATCTAGATGATAATAGAAAAGAAATTCTAGGCCTAATCAGTTATCCAGATTTTATCAAAAAACTAAGCTAATTAAGTAATTGTTTTGGGGCCTCCTGCCTACGGCAGGCGCTACGTTCGCTCGGCCCTTCGCCGCCTAGGGCGGCTTGGTCTGGCCCTACGGGCCACTGCTGCACATCGCTAGGCCATTACAACCAAATAGTTAGCTACAACTTTCTAATCGTTTTCCTCATGCCTTCATCTGCCCCACTAAGAGCCAGTATTGCTGCTGGTCACAAAAAAACAGCTGAAGCCGCTGCCCTCATTATTAAAGAAGGGGGCAATGCCTTTGATGCTGCCATAGCTGCCCTTTTTGCGGCCTCTGTAGCCGAACCCTGTATGGCTTCTTTGGGCGCAGGCGGTTTTGCCTGCTTACATACCGCTGCGGGACAAAATTTACTGCTCGACTTTTTTGTCCAAACCCCAATCAATAAAATCGCTCCCGCCGAACTAGAATTTTATCCCATGCAGGTAGACTTTGGCTCTGCCCAAGAAACTTTTCACATTGGTATGGGCGCTATGGCCACCCCTGGCATGATGGCGGGCATCTCGGCTCTGCATGAACGCTATGCTAGCCTCCCCATTTCGGTCCTTATAGAACCCGCTAAGATTTTGGCCAAAGAAGGCCTCGCCATGACCGATTTTCAGTTTTTTGATATTCGGGTACTACAGCCCATTATGACCCGCTCTGCAGAATCGGCAGCTATTTTCTACCCCGATGGACAACCTTTGCCTGTGGGCCAAATACAGCGCATGCCCGGCCTAGCCGATTATTTAGATTATCTCAGCCACGAAAAAGATTGGGCCAAAGATATTTACTTAGGAGAAGCCGCTAAACTACTTCTAAAAGATAGCGTAACAAAAGGCGGCCTGCTCCGAGCTGATGACCTGGCTCAATATGAGGTAATTTGGCGCAACCCCCTACAATTAAACTATAAAGGCCATCACTTACTCACAAATCCACTTCCCAGCACAGGAGGTGTTCTTATTGCAGAAGGCCTCTCCGCTTTGGAGCCACTTCCCATTGATGACCTACATAGCAAAAAGCAATTGGCTCGTCTGCAAAAGGTCCTTGGAGATATTTATAGCATAGATCGCAACCCCAAAAAGCTCAATAGCAAATGGGGCAGTACCACCCACCTCAATATTGCCGATGAATTGGGCAATGCCATCAGCATAACCCTATCCAATGGAGAAGGCTGCGGCTATATGATTCCAGGGACCAACATCATGATGAATAATATGCTGGGCGAAGCCGCCCTTTTGCCCGATGGCTTTCATAATTGGATTCCCAACAGCCGCCTTTCTTCTATGATGGCCCCTACTTTGGTCCTCAAAGAAAACCAATTTCATTTAGCAACAGGTACAGGCGGAGCTAGCCGGATTCCAGGCATGATTCTCCAATTATTGCATCATGTTTTGGACCATAAAATGGAACTAGAAGAGGCGATAGCCAGCAGCCGCCTACACTACGAACATGGTCGCCTCAATTTAGAACCTGAATATGCAGGTCTAGCCAATACAGAGGACCCCCGACTTGAACAATTAGTTGAATGGCCCGAAAAAGCCATGTTCTTTGGCGGATTAAACTCTATCCTGCGCAAAGAAAATGGCCAACTCCAAGCTGTAGGTGATGACCGCCGAGAGGGCTATGCTATTGAACTCTAAACTATTTTGGACCAAAAATAGAAGGATATCCTAAAGGCCGAAAAGAGATTTTCTTTTCGGCCTTCAGTTCTTATCTTTGCCGCATTTATGACAAAAGGCCCCTCTTCAAGGAGGGCGAACTGTGGGATTAGCAAAAGTAAGCGACCAATTTGCAGGACCCACAACTTCAAACAGCAATATTTAAGTTATTATGCGGCTACATCCACTTTTCTTTTCCCTTTTTTTCTTTTGGGCCTTTATGCCTAATAGTTTTGCCATCCGCTCGATTAGCATCATGGGAGATGCAGAGCTCTTTGAGGTTTCTATTAGCAAATATGCCATTGAAGATGCCCACAGGCTTTTAGCGCAGGCCTGCCACTGTGAATTAAGCTATAACCAAGCCGATGCAGAGGTCCTTATCATCTTGCCTCATATCAACCAAGGACAAGCTAATAAACAAGGGAAGGGGTTTTATGTGCCTGAGCACGCTTATAGCTGGAGTAGCAAGGTTTCTGGACCACAAACAAAAATGGAATTGCTCACTAACTCTTATCAAGGAGTAAGTATGGGCCTATACGGACTTTTGCAAGAACAGTTGGGCTTCCAGTTTTTCCATCCCAAACAAAGTTTTATCCCCAATCTAACACTTTGGCCTATTGCCAATGGGCTGGACTGGCAGGCGCGTCCCCGCTTTGCAAAAAAAGGCTTCCATTTACATACTATGCATCCCATTGAGCTAACAGAAGCTCTTTTGGACCCGAACTATCCCGATGCAGAAAAAGAAGTTAAGCGCTACATTGATTGGCTGGCCCGAAATCAACAAAACTACTTTGAGTTCAATCTGCTCAATAGCATTGATCAAAAAACATGGATGCCTTATATCAAAAAGCTAGTAGATTATGGACAAAAAAGAGGCTTGCTTATGGGCATTGACATTTCCATGCACATGACCCAACAAAAAGCCTTTCAACTCTACCAAACATTCCCCAATAGCCTCAAATCAAAAGAGAAACAGATTGAGGAGAATATGGATTATTTGGCCCAAGCAGGTTGGGATGTCTATAATGTAGAATTTTCGACTACAGAGTTTAGTAAGGGCAACCAAAAAAAGAAACAAGAGCTAGAAATTTTCTTAGCGGGCTTAATTAAAAACCGCTATAAAGCTCATTTTATGAGTAGAGCACATGTAGTCCAAGAAGAGGCCATGTTGGACAAAAAAGAGGAGCTTCCCGAATTATCTGGCAATGATCTTTTACTAGAACGCAGCCATGGCCTAATGGTCCATACCGTCATGTTTTATGATTTACAAGATGAACGCGCCCCAGTTTACAATAATGAAAACCTAAAAGCCATGTTGGCCCTTTACCAAGAAGAGGTCAAGAAAAGAGAATGTTGGTATTTTCCCGAGTCTGCTTATTGGATCACCTTTGACAATTCGGTGCCTATGACTTTATTGCCTTACCTCTCTGCTCGCTTAGAAGATATCCAACTTATGGATTCTTTGAAGGCCGAAGGACATATCACCTTTAGTTCGGGTTGGGAGTGGAGCTACTGGTTGATTGATTGGAGTATAGCTCGTTGGTCTTGGGAACATCAAATTCAGGGAGAAAAAGAAGTGAATGACCCTTTACAGTATTTGGCCGAATTGATGCAAAACGACCTTTGGACCGATCCCGTTTGGTCTATGCTCCGTTTGCAAGAGGAGTTTATTAAGGACAAAGAGCTTATTCGCTATATGGCGCCCTCTAGCACGACAGATGAGCTTCCTGGCCGTTTAGGTGACATGGAATTCCAACCTCGTCCGCTTTATAGCTATCCCTACATCCAAAATCAGGCGGCGCCTCATCAATTGGATACAGTAAGCCAAACTATTGTGGCGCCTTTGTTAGATTTTGCTCTAAGAACAGAAGAACTTCTGGCCCTTCAAGAGCGTCATTTCCCGCAAACGAATATACAAAAGCAATTGGCGGGAGAATTGGCCAATAGTCTACAGATTACCGCTTTGAGAGCTCGGCACAGAGCTTATACCATCAATTATTTGCTGGACAAAAGACGGGCAAAATTGCGCAAGGAGAAGTTTGAAGATCCCAATAAATGGCTAGAAAAAGCAAAAAGCTGCAGAGAAGAGGCTCAAAAAATTGTCAAAAAACAAGAAGTGCTTTATCGCTACCCTTTAGAGTATATTGCTCAACTTAAAGAAGGGCATACGGCTTACGCTTTTGGTTACCTCTATTCGGTTTCTAATCTGCATTTTTGGGAAAGAGAAGAGGAACAGGTCCGAACCGGTAAGTTTCAGCCCCTATTTAAAAACCTTTGGGACTTGCCTCGTATTTTGGGTATTGTAAAGTAATCCGCAGCCTCAGCGGCCGAAGCAAAAGGCCCAGCGCAAAGAATCCGGCTGAGCGGCCTAGCGATGCGGCGGGGTGGCGCAAAGCGCCAGACCAAGGCGGCAAAGCCGCCGCAGGGCCGAGCAGACTTGCGAGCCCCAAAGCGTAGCGCCGCAGCTTTGCTGCTGAGGCCCCAAAAAACAAAAATAGAGAAGTTGTTGGGAACTTTATCTTGAAGCGTTAAATTTCCGAGCATGGAAAATTTCTCTGCGCAAAGAGAATGACTATTTACGAATTGAAAAAATAAAGGCATGAACTTTATCGAAGAGCTGCAATGGCGTGGCTTGTTGAAAGAAATGACGGAGGGCCTAGAAGATGCCCTGAACCAAGAAGGACCCAAAACGGCCTATATTGGTTATGACCCCACCGCTCCCTCACTGACCATTGGGAACTTGGTGACAATTATGTTGCTAAAGCATTGGCAAAGAGCGGGTTATCGTCCTATCGTTTTGTTGGGTGGGGCCACTGGTCGAATTGGCGACCCCTCTTTCAAGGACGAAGAACGTCAGCTCTTGGATTATGATACTTTGCAGGCGAATATTGACCGCCAAACTGCACAGTTTAAGCAGCTACTTGATTTTGAAGGGGAGAATCCCGCCATTTTGCTCAATAACTACGACTTTTATAAGGATATGAGCATCTTTGACTTTTTGCGCGATATTGGCAAAAATGTCACGGTTAGCTATATGATGGCTAAGGAATCTGTGAAAAAGCGCCTGGAAACGGGCCTGTCTTTTACCGAGTTTTCTTACCAATTGATTCAAGGAAATGATTTCCATCACCTCAACCAAAACTACGATTGCCTTTTGCAGATGGGCGGTAGTGACCAATGGGGGAATATCACGACGGGAACTGAATTTGTCCGCAAAGGCGGTGGAAAAGGCTACGGTTTGGTTTGCCCGCTTTTGACTAAATCGGATGGAAAGAAATTCGGTAAGTCGGAAAAAGGAAATATCTGGCTAGATGCCGAAAAAACTTCTCCTTATCAGTTTTACCAGTTTTGGCTCAATGTAGATGATGCCGATTTGAGCAAGCTCATCCGCATTTTCTCCCTTAAGAGCCGAGAAGAAATTGAGGCTTTGGAGGCAGAATATGCCGAAAACCCTAGAGGACTCAAAGAAGTATTGGCCGAAGAAATGACGATCCGCCTACATGGAGAAGAAGCTTTGGCCTCTGCTAAGAAAGCAACGAATATCGCCTTTAGCAAAAAGCTAGAAGCGGATTTCCTCCAAAGCCTTTCGGCCAAGGACTTTGCCGTTTTGGCCCAAGAATTAGAGGTGGTTACTGTGGCAAAAAGCCAATTGGAAGCAGGTATTAGCCTAGCTGACCTTTTGGTGGGGCAGCATAAAAGCCTAGGCTCTAATGGCGATCTTCGCCGTGCCGTTAAAGGAGGTGCGATTGCGCTAAATGCCAAAAAAGTAACAGACTTTAACCAAGAACTAACGAGCAAGGACCTTCTTGCAGAGCGTTA
This window contains:
- the thrS gene encoding threonine--tRNA ligase, with product MIEITLPDGSVRKYESGVNSLDVAKSISEGLARKIIAAKVDGEIWDATRPLTKDAAVQLLSFQDNGGKYAFWHSSAHLLAEAIEALYPGVKFAIGPPIENGFYYDIDLPEGKTIGLKELEALEKKMLELARQKNPYIRKEVSKADAISYFQEKGDEYKLELLEDLEDGTITFYEQGGFTDLCRGPHIPNTGLIKAVKLLNVAGAYWRGDESRQTLTRIYGITFPKAKELKEYLAMLEEAKKRDHRKLGAELELFMFSEKVGMGLPIWLPKGAALRDRLQDFLKQEQVRRGYQLVVTPHIGHKNLYVTSGHYEKYGEDSFQPISTPKEGEEFMLKPMNCPHHCEIFAHKPHSYKELPLRLAEFGTVYRYEQSGELHGLSRVRCFTQDDAHIFCTPDQLKAEFLNVLDLTMMVFRKMGFADFTAQISLRDPEKPEKYIGSKENWEAAEKAIIEATQEVGLPTVTELGEAAFYGPKLDFMVKDALGRSWQLGTIQVDYNLPERFQLEYVGADNQKHRPVMIHRAPFGSLERFISVLIEHTAGKFPLWLMPEQYAILPVSDRFGDYATKVQQELAAVDIRGYVDNRNETLGRKIRDTELKRIPIMLILGEKEAEEGSISVRIQGIEDGDKGSMPVADFIAFFQELLEKEG
- a CDS encoding class I SAM-dependent methyltransferase, whose amino-acid sequence is MLNTLKRHFKFYRHGKAALLDKEQIQSDQQLHLELNKEGSRTEIINFLLQTLNRPTTYLEIGVRDPSKNFDKIKADQKYSVDPGVEFKENPVDFKLTSDDFFAAIRQSKLLSADTRFDLIFIDGLHLAEQVDRDIKNALDFIKDDGFIVLHDCNPPTIWHAREKFYFAYTPATGYWNGTTWKAFVKARQNKELYSCCIDTDWGVGLLSKSVNIGAAYKQKIEFYEYQHLDDNRKEILGLISYPDFIKKLS
- a CDS encoding glycosyltransferase — protein: MQNTPFVDVCMITYGHEAFLRQAIESILMQKTDFPFRLVIGEDCSPDNSRAICEEYAQAYPEQVVLLPSDKNWGAIPNFERTIAACTAPYIAFCEGDDYWTDPYKLQKQWNLLEASPKSVLSFHEVQFLEDDEFRPLLQPFEEGQELSFFELFDRHIVPNTSTVMIRKPKTAPKRFAEVFNGDTLYFYFALNFGKALFSRTISPSTYRLHAGGVFSSLAQFGRREKALKTYRILAQNMQGEAERRAVEALLLQLYREYLILALKEKALAEYLKKKWAYFTYAFGLGQYKAPWLHLKDVLYHLSLYFKRK
- a CDS encoding gamma-glutamyltransferase, translated to MPSSAPLRASIAAGHKKTAEAAALIIKEGGNAFDAAIAALFAASVAEPCMASLGAGGFACLHTAAGQNLLLDFFVQTPINKIAPAELEFYPMQVDFGSAQETFHIGMGAMATPGMMAGISALHERYASLPISVLIEPAKILAKEGLAMTDFQFFDIRVLQPIMTRSAESAAIFYPDGQPLPVGQIQRMPGLADYLDYLSHEKDWAKDIYLGEAAKLLLKDSVTKGGLLRADDLAQYEVIWRNPLQLNYKGHHLLTNPLPSTGGVLIAEGLSALEPLPIDDLHSKKQLARLQKVLGDIYSIDRNPKKLNSKWGSTTHLNIADELGNAISITLSNGEGCGYMIPGTNIMMNNMLGEAALLPDGFHNWIPNSRLSSMMAPTLVLKENQFHLATGTGGASRIPGMILQLLHHVLDHKMELEEAIASSRLHYEHGRLNLEPEYAGLANTEDPRLEQLVEWPEKAMFFGGLNSILRKENGQLQAVGDDRREGYAIEL
- the tyrS gene encoding tyrosine--tRNA ligase, translating into MNFIEELQWRGLLKEMTEGLEDALNQEGPKTAYIGYDPTAPSLTIGNLVTIMLLKHWQRAGYRPIVLLGGATGRIGDPSFKDEERQLLDYDTLQANIDRQTAQFKQLLDFEGENPAILLNNYDFYKDMSIFDFLRDIGKNVTVSYMMAKESVKKRLETGLSFTEFSYQLIQGNDFHHLNQNYDCLLQMGGSDQWGNITTGTEFVRKGGGKGYGLVCPLLTKSDGKKFGKSEKGNIWLDAEKTSPYQFYQFWLNVDDADLSKLIRIFSLKSREEIEALEAEYAENPRGLKEVLAEEMTIRLHGEEALASAKKATNIAFSKKLEADFLQSLSAKDFAVLAQELEVVTVAKSQLEAGISLADLLVGQHKSLGSNGDLRRAVKGGAIALNAKKVTDFNQELTSKDLLAERYLFCQNGKKNKFIVIAE